The nucleotide sequence CACAGTCGAAGCTGTAGCGCAGGGTACGGAAAACCAGCTGGATTCCTTCGTCCATACCCTGCGTTCTGGAAACCGCTATGCACAGGTGGAGGAGATTAAAGTCAGCGAGGTAGAACAAGACCAGACACACGCCGGATTCAAAATCATCCGCTAGATGTTTTTTTCAGC is from Bacillus sp. FSL H8-0547 and encodes:
- a CDS encoding acylphosphatase, which encodes MKTIHLIVHGHVQGVGFRYFAQSAAQSEKVTGWVKNKEDGTVEAVAQGTENQLDSFVHTLRSGNRYAQVEEIKVSEVEQDQTHAGFKIIR